The Acidobacteriota bacterium genome has a segment encoding these proteins:
- a CDS encoding NADH-quinone oxidoreductase subunit I encodes MWITLRHFFRPKWTMQYPEERWVVREGYRGSPVLAWNRETEREKCVSCLLCMYVCPAEAIYIEPGESEATDPLERRPDIFDLAMTRCIYCGFCEEVCPKEAIVMSDEYELSEYARGSLIREKERLLELGKDWQARAGKW; translated from the coding sequence ATGTGGATTACGCTGAGGCACTTCTTCAGGCCCAAGTGGACGATGCAGTATCCGGAGGAGAGGTGGGTGGTGAGGGAGGGCTACCGCGGCTCGCCGGTGCTTGCGTGGAACCGGGAAACGGAGCGCGAGAAATGCGTCTCCTGCCTTCTCTGCATGTACGTCTGCCCCGCCGAGGCCATCTATATCGAGCCCGGGGAGTCCGAGGCGACGGACCCACTGGAGCGCCGCCCCGACATTTTTGACCTGGCCATGACGCGCTGCATCTACTGCGGCTTTTGCGAGGAGGTGTGCCCCAAGGAGGCCATCGTGATGAGCGACGAATACGAGCTGAGCGAATACGCCCGCGGCAGCCTCATCCGGGAGAAAGAGCGGCTGCTCGAGCTCGGCAAGGACTGGCAGGCGCGCGCCGGCAAATGGTGA
- a CDS encoding NADH-quinone oxidoreductase subunit J yields MTVLFWILAFVAVFAALSVVLQPKPMTSALFLVVTMLALALLFLMLHAYLLAALQVIVYAGAVVVLFLFVIMTLNLRAVQERFSRAYVTVAVVLAIAFIVGLFYVFGFFFSLAEHHRLAGVKGQFASDQMASALGLHMLSKTMFTEYLYAFELVGVLLLVAMVGVVVMAKRGKQ; encoded by the coding sequence ATGACCGTACTCTTCTGGATCCTCGCCTTCGTCGCCGTCTTCGCGGCCCTGAGCGTCGTTCTCCAGCCGAAGCCCATGACGAGCGCGCTCTTTCTGGTCGTCACGATGCTCGCGCTGGCGCTCCTGTTTTTGATGCTGCACGCCTATCTGCTCGCGGCGCTCCAGGTTATCGTCTACGCGGGCGCGGTGGTCGTCCTGTTCCTGTTCGTCATCATGACCCTTAATCTCCGGGCCGTCCAGGAGCGGTTCAGCCGCGCCTACGTCACCGTTGCGGTGGTTTTAGCCATTGCTTTTATCGTCGGCCTTTTCTACGTGTTCGGCTTTTTCTTCAGCCTGGCGGAGCACCACCGTCTTGCAGGCGTAAAGGGCCAGTTTGCCTCCGACCAGATGGCAAGTGCCTTGGGACTCCACATGCTCTCGAAAACCATGTTCACCGAATATCTTTACGCCTTCGAGCTGGTCGGCGTCTTACTTCTGGTCGCCATGGTGGGCGTCGTGGTCATGGCGAAGAGGGGGAAGCAATGA
- the nuoK gene encoding NADH-quinone oxidoreductase subunit NuoK — MIATKFYILLGAMLFAIGAAGAMVRKNVLVILMCIEIMLNGVTLTLLAYAVENESAVGQIAAFFVMAVAAAEAAVGLAIIVAIFRTAHATSVDEIHLLKW, encoded by the coding sequence ATGATTGCAACGAAGTTCTACATCCTTCTCGGCGCGATGCTCTTCGCCATCGGCGCGGCGGGCGCCATGGTGCGCAAGAACGTCCTCGTCATCCTGATGTGCATCGAGATTATGCTCAACGGCGTCACCCTGACGCTTTTGGCGTACGCCGTCGAGAACGAGTCGGCGGTGGGGCAGATCGCCGCCTTCTTCGTCATGGCGGTGGCCGCGGCCGAGGCGGCCGTCGGGCTCGCGATCATCGTGGCCATCTTCCGGACGGCGCACGCGACCTCCGTGGACGAAATTCATCTCCTCAAGTGGTAG
- a CDS encoding site-specific DNA-methyltransferase — translation MPKVNDLDLKNWKKHADILTDSLWILPERDKSGTHKGDYHGNFVPQIPNQLIRRFTRKGDVVLDTFLGSGTTLIECKRLGRSGIGIELSPKIANLAARRVRREPLSDAKAFARVLVADSAKKESRKKVEKILESHKKKACSSSSCTLPITTLSSSARERTT, via the coding sequence ATGCCGAAAGTTAACGACCTGGATTTGAAAAACTGGAAGAAGCATGCGGACATCCTGACCGACAGTCTCTGGATTCTTCCGGAGCGGGATAAATCGGGAACTCACAAGGGAGACTATCACGGCAATTTCGTTCCCCAGATCCCGAATCAATTGATACGGCGCTTCACCCGGAAAGGGGATGTCGTGCTCGACACCTTTTTGGGGAGCGGGACCACCCTGATCGAATGCAAGCGCCTGGGGCGCAGCGGGATAGGGATCGAGCTGTCGCCGAAGATAGCGAACCTTGCTGCGCGGAGAGTTCGTCGAGAGCCTTTGTCCGATGCCAAGGCGTTTGCCCGCGTTCTGGTGGCGGACAGCGCGAAGAAGGAGAGCAGAAAGAAGGTCGAGAAAATTCTCGAATCGCACAAAAAAAAAGCGTGCAGCTCATCGTCATGCACCCTCCCTATCACAACATTATCAAGTTCAGCAAGAGAAAGGACGACCTGA
- the nuoH gene encoding NADH-quinone oxidoreductase subunit NuoH: MSVVSVLLANPYFLGFVKAVVLLGFVLFVVAYVTLAERKVSAFIQRRLGPNRVGPWGLLQPLADGVKFFFKEDITVPHADKLLYILAPMIVFVPAFISLAVVPVGGTLTIAGQEIRLEVADVNVGVLLIFAMSAMAVYGVFLGGYASNNKYSLLGGLRSSAQMISYELPLGLAAVGVFMAAGSFRLREIVDAQAWGVWYVVPQIIGFLVFMVSAFAETNRLPFDLPEAEQELVGGYHTEYSSMKFGMFFMGEYAHMITASCLMVLFYFGGWHVPFVQIENPLLQLLVFAAKVGFFLFVFLWVRWTLPRFRYDQLMRLGWKTMIPLALLNLLVVGVLITMGWL; this comes from the coding sequence ATGAGCGTGGTGAGCGTCCTCCTTGCCAATCCTTATTTTCTCGGCTTCGTGAAAGCCGTCGTCCTCCTCGGGTTCGTCCTGTTCGTGGTCGCGTATGTCACGCTCGCGGAGCGCAAGGTGAGCGCCTTCATCCAGCGCCGCCTCGGCCCGAACCGCGTGGGCCCCTGGGGGCTGTTGCAGCCCCTTGCCGACGGCGTCAAGTTCTTCTTCAAGGAGGACATCACGGTTCCCCACGCCGACAAGTTGCTCTACATACTCGCGCCCATGATTGTCTTTGTTCCCGCGTTCATTTCGCTCGCTGTGGTTCCCGTGGGCGGCACTCTGACCATCGCCGGGCAGGAGATTCGGCTCGAGGTGGCGGACGTCAACGTGGGCGTGCTCCTTATCTTCGCCATGTCGGCCATGGCCGTCTACGGCGTGTTTCTGGGAGGCTACGCCTCGAACAACAAGTATTCCCTCCTGGGCGGCCTGCGCTCGTCGGCGCAGATGATTTCCTACGAACTGCCGTTAGGCCTCGCCGCCGTGGGCGTCTTCATGGCCGCGGGCTCCTTTCGGCTGCGCGAGATCGTGGACGCGCAGGCGTGGGGCGTCTGGTATGTCGTTCCCCAGATCATAGGCTTTCTGGTGTTCATGGTTTCGGCCTTCGCCGAGACGAACCGCCTGCCCTTCGACCTGCCCGAAGCCGAACAGGAGCTCGTGGGCGGCTACCATACGGAATATTCCTCGATGAAGTTCGGCATGTTCTTCATGGGCGAGTACGCGCACATGATTACCGCTTCGTGCCTGATGGTGCTCTTCTACTTCGGCGGCTGGCACGTGCCCTTCGTGCAGATTGAGAATCCGCTCCTCCAATTGCTCGTCTTCGCCGCCAAGGTCGGCTTCTTCCTGTTCGTGTTTCTCTGGGTGCGCTGGACGTTGCCGCGCTTCCGCTACGACCAGCTCATGCGCCTCGGATGGAAGACTATGATCCCGCTCGCGCTTTTGAACTTGCTTGTCGTAGGCGTTTTGATTACGATGGGGTGGCTGTGA
- a CDS encoding (2Fe-2S)-binding protein yields the protein MPTLTIDGRSYTFEDGLTILQACKSVGIWIPHFCYYPKLSITGSCRMCLVEVEKAPTLQISCYTPIRDGMVVHTASERVKKARKGILEFLLINHPLDCPICDQAGECPLQMITMKWGPDRSRFEEEKKHAAKRTEIGPHIIYDAERCIKCTRCVRFCDEVTHTGELGLFERGDSAVIGTFNGKSLSNDYSLCTVDICPVGALTSREFRFKNRVWFMKDTKSVCPECSRGCSTTLWTNMKHEVQRMTPRRNDNVNDSWMCDEGRLSYMNWDPGARLRRAAVRNGAPEEITVDAALERAAEAIRAAVKAHGPGSVGAWASAFATNEELYLLGQLTDRVEVLPARDGRGDDILKRADKSPNRRGAHAVLKSASLAQDIESGKVKVLVAMKPRGTAELPANPKALQKLDALIVIDSEKNQLAEMATHTLPAAMYVEDEGTWVNEFGWVQRFEAARPAPADACPAWQLLARLLWLARDAKWSFQSPAQVFEALARENAAFAGMSYAKLGDAGLRLAGTEGPSR from the coding sequence ATGCCAACGTTGACGATTGACGGACGCTCCTATACGTTCGAGGACGGCCTGACCATTCTGCAGGCGTGCAAGAGCGTTGGCATCTGGATCCCGCACTTCTGCTACTACCCGAAGCTGAGCATTACGGGCAGTTGCCGCATGTGCCTCGTCGAAGTGGAAAAGGCGCCCACGCTTCAAATCTCGTGCTACACGCCCATCCGCGACGGCATGGTCGTGCATACGGCGAGCGAGCGCGTCAAGAAAGCGCGCAAGGGTATTCTGGAATTCCTCCTCATCAACCATCCGCTCGACTGCCCCATCTGCGACCAGGCGGGCGAGTGCCCCCTGCAGATGATCACGATGAAGTGGGGTCCCGACCGCTCGCGCTTCGAGGAGGAGAAGAAACATGCCGCGAAGCGCACCGAGATCGGCCCCCACATCATATACGACGCCGAGCGCTGCATCAAATGCACGCGCTGCGTCCGCTTTTGCGACGAGGTGACGCACACGGGTGAGCTGGGGCTGTTCGAGCGCGGCGACAGCGCCGTCATCGGCACGTTCAACGGAAAAAGCCTTTCGAACGACTACTCACTTTGCACCGTGGACATCTGCCCCGTCGGGGCGCTCACGAGCAGGGAGTTCCGTTTCAAGAACCGCGTCTGGTTCATGAAGGATACGAAGTCCGTCTGCCCGGAGTGCAGCCGCGGGTGCTCGACAACGCTCTGGACGAACATGAAGCACGAGGTGCAGCGCATGACGCCGCGCCGGAACGACAACGTCAACGACTCCTGGATGTGCGACGAGGGGCGACTTTCGTACATGAACTGGGACCCCGGCGCACGGCTGCGCCGCGCGGCCGTGCGGAACGGCGCTCCGGAGGAAATTACCGTTGACGCCGCGCTCGAACGCGCGGCGGAGGCCATCCGCGCGGCCGTGAAAGCGCACGGGCCCGGCTCGGTCGGCGCATGGGCCTCGGCGTTCGCCACGAACGAGGAGCTGTATTTGCTCGGCCAGCTTACCGACCGCGTCGAGGTGCTTCCCGCGCGCGACGGCCGCGGGGACGACATCCTCAAGCGCGCGGACAAATCGCCCAACCGGCGCGGCGCGCATGCCGTCTTGAAGTCCGCGAGCCTTGCGCAGGACATCGAGTCGGGCAAAGTCAAGGTGCTCGTGGCGATGAAGCCGCGCGGCACGGCGGAGCTTCCCGCGAACCCGAAGGCGCTTCAGAAGCTCGACGCGCTTATCGTGATCGATTCGGAAAAAAACCAACTCGCGGAAATGGCGACGCACACCTTGCCCGCGGCGATGTACGTCGAGGACGAAGGCACCTGGGTGAACGAGTTCGGGTGGGTGCAGCGATTTGAGGCGGCGCGCCCCGCCCCCGCCGACGCCTGTCCCGCGTGGCAGCTTCTTGCGCGCCTGCTGTGGCTTGCGCGGGACGCGAAATGGTCGTTCCAGTCCCCGGCGCAGGTCTTCGAGGCGCTCGCGCGCGAAAACGCCGCGTTTGCGGGTATGAGCTACGCCAAGCTCGGCGACGCGGGGCTGCGCCTTGCGGGCACGGAGGGGCCGTCCCGGTGA
- the nuoL gene encoding NADH-quinone oxidoreductase subunit L — MDSFFILIPLLPLAGFLLNGLAGRRLGVRLAGVLGCATVGGSFVFSFLALLRLLGLSEGERVLAVPVYTWIASGDFSASFGLLIDQLSVTMMLVVSGVGFLIHVYSVGYMHGDPGYTRYFAYLNLFTFAMLVLVMADNLLLMFVGWEGVGLCSYLLIGFWYKEDEPPRAGMKAFIVNRIGDFGFALGMFLLFTAFGTVAFEPLRERVLHALHAEAPQLLLWSTPYCAYTVLTAAALLLFVGAVGKSAQIPLYVWLPDAMAGPTPVSALIHAATMVTAGVYMVSRMGFLYEESPCAMGVVASVGAVTALFAATMALVQEDIKKVLAYSTISQLGYMFLACGAGAFAVGIFHLVTHAFFKALLFLAAGSVIHAMSGEQNIFKMGGLRSRMPATHWTFLAGALAIAGVPPLAGFFSKDGILARAYEQSGAALWLLGAVTAAMTAFYMFRLYFLVFAGESRVESEKAAHLHESPWVMTVPLMILAALSVVGGWMGIPHLLGGHDRFGEWLHEWGGAHETLLSHGTEWVLMAVSVAAAAIGIFIAWRLALASPGAAARLAEGSGPVYRVLFHKYYIDEIYDAAVVRPFVRLSEKCWKGVDEFFVDGTLVGTGTVAEWLGYALALLQTGAVRHYLLGIFLGALFLMTMLTGVGPVFDWYVQGAQILFTRALGTISGGG, encoded by the coding sequence ATGGACTCCTTTTTCATCCTGATTCCACTCCTTCCGCTCGCGGGCTTTCTCCTGAACGGCCTTGCCGGCAGGCGCCTGGGCGTGCGCTTAGCCGGAGTTCTCGGCTGCGCCACCGTCGGGGGGTCGTTCGTGTTTTCCTTTCTCGCGTTGCTCCGGCTGCTCGGGCTCTCCGAGGGCGAGCGGGTGCTCGCCGTTCCCGTTTACACGTGGATTGCAAGCGGCGACTTTTCGGCTTCCTTCGGGCTGCTCATAGACCAGCTTTCCGTCACCATGATGCTCGTCGTCTCGGGCGTCGGCTTCCTCATCCACGTTTATTCCGTGGGCTACATGCACGGGGACCCCGGGTACACCCGCTACTTCGCCTACCTGAATCTCTTCACGTTCGCCATGCTCGTCCTCGTGATGGCCGACAATTTGCTTTTGATGTTCGTCGGATGGGAGGGCGTGGGGCTCTGCTCCTATCTCTTGATCGGGTTCTGGTACAAGGAGGATGAGCCGCCGCGCGCGGGCATGAAGGCGTTCATCGTCAACCGCATCGGCGACTTTGGCTTCGCGCTCGGGATGTTTCTCCTGTTCACCGCGTTCGGGACGGTCGCCTTCGAGCCGCTTCGGGAAAGAGTCTTGCATGCCTTGCATGCCGAGGCGCCGCAGCTTCTTCTCTGGAGCACGCCGTACTGCGCCTACACCGTGCTTACGGCGGCGGCGCTTTTGTTGTTCGTCGGCGCGGTCGGCAAGTCGGCGCAAATCCCGCTCTACGTGTGGCTTCCCGACGCCATGGCGGGCCCGACGCCCGTCTCGGCGCTAATCCACGCGGCCACGATGGTCACGGCGGGCGTCTACATGGTGTCGCGGATGGGGTTTCTCTACGAGGAATCGCCCTGCGCGATGGGCGTCGTGGCCTCGGTGGGCGCGGTGACGGCCTTGTTCGCCGCGACGATGGCGCTCGTCCAGGAAGACATCAAGAAGGTGCTCGCCTACTCGACGATCAGCCAGCTCGGCTACATGTTCCTTGCCTGCGGCGCGGGCGCCTTCGCGGTGGGTATTTTCCACCTCGTGACGCACGCCTTCTTCAAGGCGCTTCTCTTCCTCGCGGCGGGGAGCGTCATCCACGCCATGTCGGGCGAGCAGAACATTTTCAAGATGGGCGGCCTCCGCTCCCGCATGCCCGCGACGCACTGGACCTTTCTCGCGGGCGCCCTGGCCATAGCGGGCGTTCCGCCTCTTGCGGGCTTTTTCAGCAAGGACGGCATCCTCGCGCGCGCCTACGAGCAGAGCGGCGCGGCGCTCTGGCTCCTGGGGGCGGTCACGGCGGCGATGACCGCATTCTACATGTTCCGCCTCTACTTCCTCGTCTTTGCGGGAGAGAGCCGCGTCGAGAGCGAGAAGGCGGCGCATCTCCATGAATCGCCCTGGGTGATGACCGTGCCTTTGATGATTCTTGCGGCGCTCTCCGTCGTGGGCGGCTGGATGGGCATTCCCCATCTTCTGGGAGGGCACGACCGCTTCGGCGAGTGGCTCCACGAGTGGGGCGGCGCGCACGAGACGCTCCTTTCGCACGGCACGGAGTGGGTGCTCATGGCGGTGTCCGTCGCCGCGGCGGCCATAGGAATCTTTATCGCCTGGCGCCTCGCCCTCGCTTCGCCCGGTGCCGCCGCGCGCCTTGCCGAGGGCTCCGGCCCCGTGTATCGGGTTCTCTTTCACAAGTATTACATCGACGAGATTTACGACGCCGCGGTCGTCCGTCCCTTTGTGCGCCTCTCGGAAAAGTGCTGGAAGGGCGTGGACGAGTTCTTCGTGGACGGCACGCTCGTCGGGACGGGAACCGTCGCCGAGTGGCTCGGCTACGCGCTCGCCCTGCTGCAGACGGGCGCCGTGCGGCATTACCTTCTTGGAATTTTCCTGGGAGCGCTGTTTCTGATGACGATGCTTACGGGCGTCGGCCCCGTGTTCGACTGGTACGTCCAGGGCGCGCAGATACTTTTCACCAGGGCGTTGGGCACGATTTCGGGGGGAGGGTAA
- a CDS encoding bifunctional phosphoribosyl-AMP cyclohydrolase/phosphoribosyl-ATP diphosphatase HisIE: MKIDWKKGNGLVPAVVQDAETDAVLMLGYMNREALTRTRRTKRVHFYSRARGRLWRKGETSGNTLRLVSVSLDCDGDTLLVRAVPTGPVCHRETPTCFPEAAPSLGGMLGEVGRVVAERARKRPRGSYTTALFSKGISRIAQKVGEEALETALAAQGRSKARLAEEAADLLYHLLVLLEACKVPPSRVAKVLAKRRGKPGGKK, from the coding sequence GTGAAAATCGACTGGAAGAAAGGAAACGGCCTCGTTCCCGCCGTCGTCCAGGACGCCGAGACGGACGCCGTCCTGATGCTCGGCTACATGAACCGCGAGGCGCTCACGAGGACGCGCCGCACGAAGCGCGTCCATTTCTACAGCCGCGCGCGCGGGCGCCTCTGGCGAAAGGGCGAGACTTCCGGAAACACGCTCCGGCTCGTGAGCGTCTCGCTCGACTGCGACGGAGACACGCTCCTCGTCCGCGCCGTGCCGACGGGGCCCGTGTGCCACAGGGAGACGCCCACCTGTTTTCCCGAGGCCGCGCCCTCACTCGGAGGGATGCTGGGAGAGGTCGGGCGGGTCGTGGCCGAAAGGGCCAGGAAGCGCCCGCGCGGCTCCTACACGACGGCGCTTTTCTCGAAGGGAATCTCTCGCATCGCGCAGAAGGTCGGCGAGGAGGCCCTGGAGACGGCGCTTGCGGCGCAGGGGCGCTCCAAGGCGCGCCTCGCGGAGGAGGCGGCCGACCTGCTCTACCACCTCCTCGTCCTTCTCGAGGCGTGCAAGGTGCCGCCGTCGCGGGTCGCGAAAGTACTCGCCAAGCGGCGCGGCAAGCCGGGCGGCAAAAAATAA